In one Oncorhynchus nerka isolate Pitt River linkage group LG7, Oner_Uvic_2.0, whole genome shotgun sequence genomic region, the following are encoded:
- the cfap126 gene encoding LOW QUALITY PROTEIN: protein Flattop (The sequence of the model RefSeq protein was modified relative to this genomic sequence to represent the inferred CDS: deleted 1 base in 1 codon), with protein sequence MSSGYSANQYENAFNSQKLQNWTVPKHFKERPSAAEGHTIFIASDRGHLLPGVKAKRGSAWPDFKGTWELPARLPPASINPTARSEEGRQRLTHTYKHTHSGLDIHTHMAAKTTTTPAADGQTEEVQTCNAPTSERPVTGERPVTGQSGRGARPLTQASERERAVSTLTHSKRREQPLEGTPRLEREQPLEGTPRLEREQPLEGTPRLEREQPLEGTPRLEREQPLEGTPRLEREQPLEGTPRLEREELARERENLLQLPKRITHRLTSKHVYLPISFSLHLSLEQSHTQNIFCFLMY encoded by the exons ATGTCGTCGGGTTACTCGGCTAATCAG TATGAAAATGCTTTCAACTCGCAGAAACTGCAAAATTGGACCGTGCCGAAGCATTTCAAGGAG aggccctCAGCAGCAGAGGGTCACACCATCTTCATCGCCAGTGACCGAGGACATCTCCTACCGGGAGTGAAGGCTAAG cgtggcaGTGCGTGGCCAGATTTTAAGGGGACATGGGAGCTGCCTGCTCGTCTCCCTCCTGCCTCCATCAACCCCACGGCTCGCTCTGAGGAGGGCAGAcagcgtctcacacacacatacaaacacacacactccggaCTTGACATCCACACACACATGGCTGCCAAAACCACCACCACACCAGCCGCAGACGGTCAGACGGAAGAGGTTCAG ACCTGCAATGCCCCAACCTCAGAGAGACCAGTCACAGGAGAAAGACCAGTCACTGGGCAATCAGGTCGTGGGGCGAGACCTTTGACTcaagcctcagagagagagagagcagtgtcc ACCCTGACACACAGCAAGAGGAGAGAGCAACCGCTAGAGGGAACACCTCGGCTGGAGAGAGAGCAGCCGCTAGAGGGAACACCTCGGCTGGAGAGAGAGCAGCCGCTAGAGGGAACACCTCGGCTGGAGAGAGAGCAGCCGCTAGAGGGAACACCTCGGCTGGAGAGAGAGCAGCCGCTAGAGGGAACACCTCGGCTGGAGAGAGAGCAGCCGCTAGAGGGAACACCTCGgctggagagagaagagttagccagggagagagagaaccttcTACAGCTGCCCAAGAGAATCACACACAGGTTGACTAGTAAACATGTCtacctccccatctctttctctctccatctttctctagaGCAGTCTCACACCCAGAATATATTTTGTTTCCTGATGTACTGA